The Streptomyces sp. NBC_01244 genome contains a region encoding:
- a CDS encoding AI-2E family transporter — MAKTGWLGGLGKRLSHVEARLAERRAEVEAETSDSASPSPSPAPAPSAAPAPPPPAAPGAERAGYATAVRPDPVSVIPWGVRVAAEASWRLLLLAGMLWVLMRVISEVRLVVLAFAAALLVTALLQPFVVRLRRLGMPRGLATAVTAILGFVVIGLVGWFVVWQVMDNLDQLSDRLREGINDLKLAALDSPFHVTEKQINEIAKNLSETIGTNTEQITSAGLQGVTVLVEVLTGMLLAMFSTLFLLYDGKRIWTWTTSLLPAAARPGVAGAGPRAWRTLTAYVRGTVLVALIDAVFIGLGLYFLDVTMAVPLAVFIFLFAFIPLVGAVISGALAVVVALVTQGPFTAAMVLLVVLAVQQIEGHVLQPFILGRAVRVHPLAVVLSVAAGGLVAGIGGAVVAVPLVAVTNTVVGYLRAYSREQLHHGLSPVGPGPHGATALGQTAAEAEETRTGDNGA; from the coding sequence ATGGCGAAGACAGGCTGGCTCGGTGGGCTCGGCAAGAGGCTGAGCCACGTGGAGGCCCGGCTCGCGGAGCGGCGCGCCGAGGTCGAGGCCGAGACCTCCGACTCCGCGTCTCCCTCTCCCTCTCCGGCCCCGGCGCCCTCCGCGGCCCCCGCCCCCCCGCCCCCCGCGGCCCCGGGCGCCGAACGCGCCGGCTACGCCACCGCCGTGCGCCCCGACCCCGTGTCCGTCATCCCGTGGGGCGTGCGCGTCGCCGCCGAGGCGAGCTGGCGGCTGCTGCTGCTCGCCGGGATGCTCTGGGTCCTGATGCGGGTGATCAGCGAAGTCCGCCTGGTCGTCCTCGCCTTCGCCGCGGCCCTCCTGGTCACCGCGCTGCTCCAGCCCTTCGTGGTCCGGCTGCGCCGGCTCGGCATGCCCCGCGGGCTGGCCACGGCCGTCACCGCGATCCTCGGGTTCGTGGTCATCGGGCTGGTCGGCTGGTTCGTGGTCTGGCAGGTCATGGACAACCTCGACCAGCTCTCCGACCGGCTGCGCGAAGGCATCAACGACCTCAAACTCGCCGCGCTGGACAGTCCGTTCCACGTGACCGAGAAGCAGATCAACGAGATCGCCAAGAACCTCAGCGAGACCATCGGCACCAACACCGAGCAGATCACCTCCGCCGGCCTGCAAGGCGTCACGGTCCTCGTCGAAGTACTGACGGGCATGCTGCTCGCGATGTTCTCCACGCTCTTCCTGCTCTACGACGGCAAGCGCATCTGGACCTGGACCACGAGCCTGCTCCCGGCCGCCGCCCGCCCCGGTGTCGCCGGCGCCGGTCCGCGCGCCTGGCGCACCCTGACCGCGTACGTGCGCGGCACGGTCCTGGTGGCCCTCATCGACGCCGTGTTCATCGGCCTCGGCCTGTACTTCCTCGACGTGACGATGGCCGTGCCGCTCGCCGTCTTCATCTTCCTCTTCGCCTTCATCCCGCTCGTCGGTGCGGTGATCTCCGGCGCCCTCGCCGTGGTCGTGGCCCTGGTGACCCAGGGGCCGTTCACCGCGGCGATGGTGCTGCTGGTGGTCCTGGCCGTGCAGCAGATCGAGGGCCACGTGCTCCAGCCCTTCATCCTGGGCCGGGCGGTACGGGTCCATCCGCTCGCGGTGGTGCTCTCGGTGGCGGCCGGCGGACTGGTCGCCGGCATCGGCGGAGCGGTGGTCGCCGTTCCCCTGGTCGCCGTCACCAATACGGTGGTCGGGTACCTGCGGGCCTACTCCCGCGAACAGCTCCATCACGGGCTCTCCCCGGTCGGCCCCGGGCCGCACGGTGCGACGGCCCTGGGTCAGACGGCAGCCGAGGCGGAGGAGACACGTACGGGTGATAACGGAGCCTGA
- a CDS encoding alkyl hydroperoxide reductase, giving the protein MSLDSLKSALPDFAKDLKLNLGSVIGNQDALTQQQLWGTVLSCAIAARSPRVLRELEPEAKAALSPEAYTAAKAAAAVMAMNNVFYRTRHLLSDPEYGNLRAGLRMNVIGNPGVEKVDFELWSLAVSAINGCGQCLDSHEQVLRKAGVDRESVQEAFKIASVIQAVAVTLDAEAALAGE; this is encoded by the coding sequence ATGTCCCTCGACTCCCTCAAGTCCGCCCTGCCGGACTTCGCCAAGGACCTGAAGCTGAACCTCGGTTCGGTCATCGGCAATCAGGACGCCCTCACGCAGCAGCAGCTGTGGGGCACGGTCCTGTCCTGCGCCATCGCCGCGCGTTCCCCGCGCGTCCTGCGCGAGCTGGAGCCGGAGGCCAAGGCGGCCCTGTCGCCGGAGGCGTACACCGCCGCCAAGGCGGCCGCCGCGGTCATGGCGATGAACAATGTCTTCTACCGCACCCGCCACCTGCTCTCCGACCCGGAGTACGGCAACCTGCGCGCGGGCCTGCGGATGAACGTCATCGGCAACCCGGGTGTGGAGAAGGTCGACTTCGAGCTGTGGTCGCTCGCCGTCTCCGCGATCAACGGCTGCGGCCAGTGCCTGGACTCGCACGAGCAGGTCCTGCGCAAGGCCGGCGTGGACCGCGAGTCGGTCCAGGAGGCCTTCAAGATCGCCTCGGTGATCCAGGCCGTCGCCGTCACCCTCGACGCGGAAGCCGCCCTCGCCGGCGAGTGA